tttgaatttgaattcaaaCGTGATTCCACCTCTTTATCAGCAACCTAATGCTGCTGCTCCATTGAACGGAATATTACCAAGTGCTCCAATGAGTTTAAGCAGTTCAGGAATGAGTGTCAATATGAATATGGGTATGAATATGAGTATGAACGGAATACCTATGAACGGTATGGTTCCTAATTATGTTGGGTTGCCAAGCATTCCAGGTATGCCTCCCGGTGCAACTACACCAATTATGAACACAAGCCCTTTGACCAATTTAAATAGCTTGAACAGTTTGAACAACTTTAACTTCAATATGCTAACCCCAACTAACTCCAACACTACCAATAGTAATTCTATTTCTAACCCTCATTCTACTGTGCCATCCTCAAGTAGTAGAAGCTCAAGCACTGGTAGTGACACTTTTGTCAAGCCACACCAACAAGCAGAAAATTACAAGATTTCCTCTCATAGTAGTAGTAACTGTAATATTCTAAGTTCCACTAGTAAGAAATCATCAAAACCAAGAAACAAGAACTTCGCAGGTGCATCGTTCGCAACAGATTTGCCAGAAGTCCAATCCCTACCTAAGCCAAGTTTTACATAAACTGTTGGACTCATTGTTAATCATGCATTTCTTTTAGAAACTAAATCtacaatatcaatattcaaaatttcatttctaTTCAAATCACCCACAcaagtttttatttttatttcccTTTACCTTTCTCTCTTCCtctcaaaattttttaatttttgattttttttttcttttttgattttttttcttttttgatttttttttttgattttttttttgatataatgTCTCTCTCTCTCATTCCCTCGCTCTCCCTTACTACCTTATACTCTACTTCtgtttatataaattaatagcTAGTCTAGTTTATTCTactatttatatatacacTTTATAGGATCACACCTTTAATTCCTGACAATCTTCTATGCCTTTTGTCATACTGCTTAATGACACCCTCACTCAATTATCGGTCTTTTTGTCTTACGGAGTTTATCGAAGAATTAGCTATTCTAAGCTTACTTTTCTCAATGGGGCTTACGATTGAACCTTTGTGTCTCGGAGTTCCTGAGGTGGACCGACAGAAATTCGTATGACCAGATAAGCATTCAAGGCACAGCCAGTAAAGTCAGGTATTTATGTAtgtgtttatttttttatatagaGAGCTTGTATTTAGGGATAACTTATTTAAAGCTATTGATTTAACtacatttaaaattatcttgtaatttgttttttcaaaatcgaTTTGGTTTCATTCAGttcttttcaaatataacaaCAACCTGTAGGCTAGTGACAtctttaacaaaaaaaactgaagaaaaaataataataaataatagtaaatatGACGAACTTTCTTTCGAAAAACATGAAAAATAACGAATCGGTATTAGCTTATGCAAGTACCTGCACATTTAACGATAAATCAATTGCTTTTACTATCTCGTCTATTGAATCACAGGGGTTTACCTGGAATCAAGATATATTTGCGACACAATACCAACAAACTTGTAATGTTGTTTATGATGCTAATGAAGATACTCCAgagaaattaattgaattaattgagtattataattatgatAAAGATGTCATCAAAAGGTTGAAATCAAGACCAAGAAGGCGTAGTGATGATCATACATTgtcattaaaaaatgaCCAAAACTTGAATAGATATTATGTTGGGGAAATTGTGGAGATTGATGTAGAatctgatgaagatgaattgaattttaaattgaaaaaattaatagaatGATCTTTTGCTGATTTCTCTTCcccttttttatttgtagtTTTTTTATGTTAATGCATTTTTGGCCCATACATTCTAGTATGTGCGCACCTGGGATATTCTTTTGTTAACTTTCTTTTGCTTCATTTCATTtcatttcaattttttattttgtaattgtatACTGTCTCGATGTTTTTGGTTATTCTCTTCATTTGTTTTGTCTTTACTTATCTCTATGGCTTTTctagttattattttttgtttgattGTATTTCTTCGATGGTTATTAAATATACAGTATTATacagaaatatatatatatgtatatatatttgttttaaaaagtttatttaaatgtattgtatttgtttgtgttttgttttagtttttttgatttattaattttgttaaatgTTGTTTAAAAATGCATGCATTATTCTATACTACTCCTTTTATAATCCTACACAGCCGCTACTGGATAATTCAATCagaatcattttcatcatcatctccATCATTATCGTCAACTGTCAAGATAGTATCAGGGTTATTgttatgaatatattttctagaGATACGAGAGCTTCTACCAGTCTGTTTAGCAAGTTCTCTAGCATTGTTTTGAAGTGCTCTTAATTCAGTATCAAAAGTTTTACGAACAGTTCTGTTACTAAATGCATCCCATAATTTTAATCCACCGGTAACACCACCAACAATCATTGTAGCACCAATTTCGATATCTGGGGCAAATGCTGAAGTTAACACATTACCAACACCCAAGTCTCTAGATAATACCATTGATGGACCTTTTGCGTTTGAAGGATCAAATTTCcataatttaataacttTTTCGCCCATAGCACCTGTTAATAACATACCTGGAATGTTCTTAGGCACACTCAAACCAGCAATACCAGCATCGTGAGCTTTTAAAGTCCATAATGGTTTGGATTCGACAGAACGTACATCAAAGGAATAAACATTACCATTATCAGTACCTGCTAGGACTGTATAATCATTTATGAATGATGCagtttcaatttcttcaccGGACATGACATTCCAATACTTAgacatatttttttcgtCAGAGATACGAACATCAGTTAATGCAATTTTACTATCATAGCCAGCTgtcaataaaattgaacCATCTGTTTGATGCCATTGAGAAGATGATACTCTAGAGCCATGATGAACTTGGTTTAATGATCTAGCAGCAGTACCACTGTTTAAATCCCATAATTTAACTGTTGAATCAGCACTTGTAGATGCTAAGATTGCtctaaataattgattatgTGCTAATGATAAAACAGCGTCAGTGTGATGGGTAGTAACATGGTTgttggaattttttttgcccttcttctttttcttttgtgaTTTACTAATTAAGTTAGGCATTGAATTATCCATAGGTTCACCTAATATTAAATCAGGGAATGCTTTATCAACACAATCtaaattccaaatttcaatatttggatCAAAAGTACCAATAGCTGCAAAATTGGCAGCATCATCGTTGTTAGAGCCTGGTGCATAATTAATCCATTCGACACATAAGGGGAAAGCTGGTAACATTAAGTCATGATGAACATATAAAGAACTGTCACGAACTAAGCCACGAGCCATATCTGGGTCATTGGTATCACCTTCTTCAGATGGTACATCTCCATGGAAACCAGCACCATCATCATAAATGTAGACATCTAAATAAGAAACATCATCTTCAGTACGTGTAGCCAAAACTAAGTTATCGGTTGGGTATACTTgcaattcttctttttcttcttctgtgTCTTTATTGGTTGGTAATGATATGTATGGATCTTCACCATTTTCATGGAATTCAACATCTTCATTTTGTAAACTTGGGAACATAGTAGCTTGAACACCTTTAGCAAAGTTATTgctattatcatcatcatcataatGTTCCATATcgaattcttttaaatcatcatcaacaTCAATTTGATCTTTTAAGACGGAATCGGAAAGTTTGTTCCCATCTGTATTGTCATTAGAATTTTcagcttcttcttcttcttggGCTTCAGTTAAATCTGCACGGGCATCATCTAGATTTAGTTGTGCTAATTGGTTAATTCTTTCCATTTCTTCATCGTCCAATTCATACTTAACAGGAAATTCAGAGGCAATACCCCTTGGAACCCAAGCTGTTGCTGATATCATATTATGCTAATGTAGTTTACTACCGTAAAAGctaaaaacaaataaatagcatattaaaacatatatttataatttaaattttttaatatttgtttaattgcttcttttttttcactatGTTAATTTTGGAACTCATCTCATCGCATTTcgcaaatttttttgaaaatttctgAACCGTATTTAATGATCTGTTACTCTTCTAAggaataaatttattctttcaACTTATAATACAGtaaatataacaaaaatGTTATTGCTTACATTATTAagtaattgaaatatataaatatttataattttttcaaattcctACAAATTATCTATGATCTTTAATTGTATTTATatgttaaattattaattttattgcATAACGTGTAATATTAGACCATAGCACAGTTCAGAAAAAGGTACACCTTATTTAGAGCATAATTagttataataaaaactaGTCTAGTTTTGTAGGAGAAGTGATTTAATGTTTGAAGCAAAAAGGTaattattccaaattttatattttgtttgataattttgtaCAATTAcgaagttaaaaaaataaaatttaaatgtttaaattatcttcaaAGGATAAGAATTACAACTTAAGATCTTTCCTGATGTTGCCTtgctaataattcaataaatatcttACCTTTTGTCCATATCATGCTACTAGAACTTGACACCATTTAACATTGTTGCTTATCATTCTCAGACGATTAATGCAAACTGAAATATGATTATGTATTAGCTAAACTGTACCTTTTCAGTAGACTTAACATACAGATAGTCttaactttaataatattttttaatcttattTCTCAGGCAATATATATCgcattatataaatatggTCCTGGAACTCTGAGACTAACCTTAACTTGAAGTTATTTGACTGGTCCTCTTTTATCATAATAACTATTAGCTATTATAATCgcattattaattttgtaatCATCTTCACTAAATGTTTCTGGTTAAGCCGAAGTTGAAACAATTTTTGTTCACTATTTTTGGTTAAGAGATATTGTATATCCTAATTTATGATGGACGTGACCCTTTTTTTTGAGTTCTTGGGCTATGTTTTCCTTTTTGTATAGCTCCTAACACTTTCTTGAGATATTGACTATATATACTCAaacttatttaaattatattcataaataaaaattctaataataacaattatttctttattattctaGAATACCCTGAAACACATAGGCCTATcagttaataaatttataccTTCTTGTACTTTACTACTAATATATACTAAGGTTACTTATTTGTGATCAAGATTTAGCaaagaaattcaaactaattttttttcaaaacaatGGGAAATTGTTCGTTACAATGTTAATGGtgattttataattaagAAAGAATAACTCTCAATACTTTAAATGGAACAACATAGAAGCGCGGCTATATATAATGTCCCGAAAAAACAATTCGGGTCATAGTAATATTAACTTGAAAATAGggatattataaaaaaaatgttctGTAATATTAACgtttaaacaataaaatggatgattattttttaacaaatagCTTTACTATCTCTAGAGttccttttttttacaagGAAAACATCAAGATTAATATAAACTATTTATGTAGAGGCCGTAAGTTTcgttttatttgaaatacgTATAAATGACTAATTAATGTATTTCCTTtggatatatttttctgtTTTCTATTGGGCTAAAACTTACATTCAAATTAAAGTatcattcaattgattgaaaGGAAGCTTAAGAAATGAGTTTTACCGCCAAAACATCAAAAGGTAAAATAATTGAGTTGAAAGATAACTACCCTTTCATCAATGGAAGGAAATATTATCTAGTTGATGAATGCCATATAGAAACAGAAGAGGATAATTCTCAGGATTTTATTCGactaaaagaaaaattaaacaaccCTAAAAATCTCTTTCCAAAAGTAAAAGCCAAATTAGGAACTAGTGACTCCTTTCATATAAGGTACAGAGACATTATATTGTATGTGGCTAAGTTAGATAAATTATAGTATCAATATCTTACTCAAGGGGATTTTACCAAGCATTTCTTAACAATCAAAGATAGAGATGCTCATTATATggaattaaatcaaatgatGAGTACTGCATTATGCATGCTTATATTCATAACCTCTACACCTATGTACCAAGCAAGATTACAATTgcattttggaaaattacTGAAGAATATGAATGGCTACAAAATGTTCATGTGGATTagaaatgatatttttctcaACATTTTATTACTATCCAACAAACTTTGGGCgaaattatatatacttCTACAAGTATCGGttgtaataaaaagaagttGGAGGAAAAAATTCAGCAGCTaacaaatcaattaaaacaGCCCTCAAGGCTAGATTGGGAATTCATGGATCAGCTGCAATCAGCTGATGCTGCAAGTTTGttaattgaaagaaaatcATATTGGGGTAATATAAGAAGGttattaattgatgaaatttataagcaataaatttattaacagTTAAATCATCTCACTAAGGTAGTTCTCAAATTATACAAAAGAGAAGCACTTCTCTAACTGAATTTTACTTTCAGAACGGGTTTATTTTGGTCctaattaattatttatttgaataaaattctGTGAgtcaaaaagaaaaataataaagtagACATTACAACAAAGTGCCCatgtatttatttgaatattaatatttcgGTTTAGgggatatttttttgttcctACAACCTCTGCCATATAATTCcatcaaaattttaaaattttatagaCAATTACCATAATTATTTAGGTGTATAGGTACAATTCAAAGCATttcttgataaaaaaaatgctcCTAGAAGGAACGGTTTAAAATATGGAACTGTTTTACGTACAGGCTATGGGTGCTTAGGTGCTTCGAAAGAATTTTACAAGTTTGATACCTCTTTGGAATTGGTTTGCTGAAAAtggtaatattttgttttattaagGATCCCACTGAGAAATCAACGATAATTCTGCAAAGTTACGGCCATCTgttctttaaaataaagTGACAATAATATGCTTGTATTAATCCtccaaaatttttaaattcttgcCTAGTTCTTGTACATACCCCTCAATGCCAACTCAACCcacatatatatctaaataattttagttttaattGGCTTAATAGCATATACCTcgaaataaataaaatatagaacTTAAAATTTTGGGGCTTCTAGTGTAATACGAACATATTGAGTGAAGAATACGAAGCTAATAGAAAGTGAATAAAGGTTTTCTATTTCTGAAGCCTTCTTTTCACGTGTTGTCGGGAATAATTCCCTAGCCACAACCGACAAGATATTCTCCATAacttaaaaagaaaattaagtaattcattgaaattgatttactatgcaaaaattataaaagaGGTACTAAACTTAGTAGCATCATCTTCTATTATCTTTTTCCATTTCAGatccaattaataatagagattaataattaaagatGGATGAAGCTGgcttaaaagaaattattttatcgCCTGAAGAAAAGGCcaaaaaattacaagaattattgaaattattgcAGTTGAATAATGGTGATATCACAAAACTTACTCAACAACAAAGAAAGGAAATGAAAGACTACAAATTTTGGAGTACTCAACCAGTTCCAAGCTTTGACGAAAAAGTTAGTGCTGAAGGTgcaattgataaaattaagACTCCAGCTGATATTCCTGATGAACCATTGCCAATGGTAGCCGATTTTGAATGGTCCACTATAGATGTGGATGATGCTAAGGACTTAGAAgatgtttttgttttattaaatgaaaattacGTCGAAGATCGTGATGCTGaatttagatttaattattccaaggaatttttcaattgggCTTTAAAGAGTCCAGGATGGAGAAAAGATTGGAATGTTGGTGTTAGAGTTAAATCTACAG
This DNA window, taken from Henningerozyma blattae CBS 6284 chromosome 3, complete genome, encodes the following:
- the PWP1 gene encoding rRNA-processing protein PWP1 (similar to Saccharomyces cerevisiae PWP1 (YLR196W); ancestral locus Anc_7.356), with the translated sequence MISATAWVPRGIASEFPVKYELDDEEMERINQLAQLNLDDARADLTEAQEEEEAENSNDNTDGNKLSDSVLKDQIDVDDDLKEFDMEHYDDDDNSNNFAKGVQATMFPSLQNEDVEFHENGEDPYISLPTNKDTEEEKEELQVYPTDNLVLATRTEDDVSYLDVYIYDDGAGFHGDVPSEEGDTNDPDMARGLVRDSSLYVHHDLMLPAFPLCVEWINYAPGSNNDDAANFAAIGTFDPNIEIWNLDCVDKAFPDLILGEPMDNSMPNLISKSQKKKKKGKKNSNNHVTTHHTDAVLSLAHNQLFRAILASTSADSTVKLWDLNSGTAARSLNQVHHGSRVSSSQWHQTDGSILLTAGYDSKIALTDVRISDEKNMSKYWNVMSGEEIETASFINDYTVLAGTDNGNVYSFDVRSVESKPLWTLKAHDAGIAGLSVPKNIPGMLLTGAMGEKVIKLWKFDPSNAKGPSMVLSRDLGVGNVLTSAFAPDIEIGATMIVGGVTGGLKLWDAFSNRTVRKTFDTELRALQNNARELAKQTGRSSRISRKYIHNNNPDTILTVDDNDGDDDENDSD
- the UGX2 gene encoding Ugx2p (similar to Saccharomyces cerevisiae UGX2 (YDL169C); ancestral locus Anc_7.355); translation: MTNFLSKNMKNNESVLAYASTCTFNDKSIAFTISSIESQGFTWNQDIFATQYQQTCNVVYDANEDTPEKLIELIEYYNYDKDVIKRLKSRPRRRSDDHTLSLKNDQNLNRYYVGEIVEIDVESDEDELNFKLKKLIE